ttttatttaaatttgaaaacccCAAGTTCAAAGCTTTTCTGCCAATTTGATTTTAATCATTAATTTAGCATAAATTagtttaatttaattagtttaaataATCTTCAAATCACTTATTATCGTTGCCAAGATTAAATCGAATAATCTAAATCttagtatttaaataatattctctgtgggatcgatacttggactgttcgtccatttactataacttgacctagtccgcttgctagaattaatcccaaccgaaaaagtcggtcaagtttttggcgccgttgccggggactatttatttaatattaggataaattatttgtttgagacttggcttttattcttagttttcaatttttcatttttctttagcattttaattaattttgtttcAGATTTTTATACTCTTTTGGATCTTAGATTGTGCacttaaatttttgatttcaggGGTTAGCTCGTGTTATATGGGCGTTGCTCAAGACGTCAGGAATCTagtgccacttgatcttgagattgaaaGCACTCTCCGCAGTATCCGCAGAGCTCGAAGGAACAACAACTTGACTCTGGAATTTGAATCTGAAGCAGAATCTGAAATAGACCGTAAACCATAATTTGAAGACATGGCCGGAAAAGAGGATAATCGTACCTTAATGGACTTCATAGGCCCGCTTTTGGAGGTTATGGTTCTAGTATTTTCCGCCCTACAATTCAGGCAAACACATTCAAACTTAAGCCAGCCATCATCCAGATGATTAAACTCCAAGTCAAATTTGAAGGATCACCGTTTGAAGATCCTAATGCACATCTGGAGAactttctgtcaatctgtgacacAATCAAGTGCAATGGGGTGAGTACTGATGCCATCCATTCTCCCTGCAAGGAGAAGCTATGGAGTGGCTTCGAGACCTTCCTGCTGGttctatcactacatgggatGGATTAGTCAAGGTCTTCATGCATAGGTATTTTCCCCCAACTAATATTACACAGTTACGAAACGAAATCACATCATTTAGACAGAGATATGGGGAATCACTGAATTCAGCATTGGCAAAGTTTAAAAAGTTGCTAAGAATGTGCCCAAGACATGGTTTTTCAGTAGGCCAGCAGGTTGAGACGTTCTACTATGGGGTGGATCCATCTGTTAGATCTATGCTTGATGCGGCAGCAAATCGTAGCTTGTACAGGAAAACGCCAACTGCAGCGCTTGAAATCATATCCAATATGGTAGAGAGCAATGTGGGTTGGCAAGACAACCACATGGAGAAGAAAGTCGGATTTCTTGAGATGGATGCTTTAACAGCGATCACAGCAAAGCTCGATGGGTTGACACATCAGATGGCACAGTTACAGGCAAATAAATCAATACCAGTCAAGTCAGTGAATCAAATTCAAGGAAGTACTGAGATAGTTGGCGGATCATCTAGTGACATGCCATTCTTGCCAGATATGTCTTGTGAGGGAATACAGTGTTTTGGAGAGGACTCAGTGAATTATGTGGGAAACCAAGGTCGGAAACAATACAACCCATACAGTTTCTCATATAATCCAGGCTggagaaatcatccaaattttggGTGGAGACCGACAGAAAATTCTATTGAGCAACTACAGTTTAATCCTCCGAAACATCCCACACAACAAGAGCCTCCTCAGCAACCACCTAAACCTCCGGAAGGTGCGGGACCTTCTATGCCACCAGGTTTCAGCCACAGGATAGCAAGTCGAACCTTGAAGATATGCTTGCCAAGTACATAGCTGGGAATAAGATGAGATGACAAAACCATATTGCGATGATGCAAAGAGTGGAGACTCAACTAGGGCAGCTAGTGACACAATTGGCTACACGAGCTCCGGGTTCACTACCTAGTGACACGAAGAAGAATCCGAAAGGTGTCAATGCCATCACAGTGACATCTCCCATGAAGCGAAAGGAAGTTGATGGTGAAAGTGATGTGAAGGAAAAGAGGCCATCCAATCAAGGGTCCAATGACGCAAGGGAGAAAGGTAAATCTCTAAACTCAAACtccaatattgatattaattcaCTCCCGTTTCCCCAAAGAGCAAAGAAACTGCAACTGGatactcaattttcaaaatttcttgagattttcaaaaagcTGCACATAAATATCCTGTTTGCAGAAGCTTTAGCTCAAATGCCTTTCTATGCAAAGTTTCTTAAGGAAATTTTATCAAACAAGAGGAAACTGGTAGATTTTGGGACAGTTAAGCTTTCGGAGGAATGTTCTGccattttacaaaataaattaccaccgaagcttaaggatccaggtagtTTCTCTGTTCCTTGTACTATTGGAACGTCAAATTTTAGTAAAGCTTTGtgtgatttaggagcaagtatTAACTTGATGCCATATTCATGTTTTGAGAAGCTGAGAATAGGTGAAGTTAAGCCTACTACAATTTCCCTACAGTTAGCtgatagatcaattaaataCCCTAGGGGAGTTGTAGAGGATGTGTTAGTGAAGGTtgacaaattcatttttccgGTTGATTTCGTTGTGTTGGATATGGAAGAGGATCGTGAGATTCCTCTTATTTTAGGGCGACCATTCTTAGCCACCGGAAGGGCTTTGATAGATGTGCATAAGGGTGAGTTAGTTTTAAGACTGAATGATGAGAGTGTGATATTCAATGTTTTTCAATCTATCAAATACCCTCATGACACATCtgattgttttagaattgatgctactgACGAGCTCGTTGAGTGTAGTTTTCAGGGATTGATAGGTGAAGATCCTTTGGAGATTTATTTGACTGATTCATTTCCAGGAGAGTTAGAGAATGAGGATATTAAGGAATACATGCATTATCTGGAAGCAAGCAGACCAATCTCAAAAACGGTAAACTCTAGGATTGGGGAGCTTGGGCATGTCCCAAGACCTTTAAAGCCATCCATCGAAGAAGCCCCAATCCTAGAGATGAAACCTCTTCCTTCGCACTTAAAATATCTGTTTTTTTTTGCTTGATAATGATAAATTGCCAGTAATTGTTTCATCTACTTTGACAGGTATGGAGAAAGAAAAGCTGCTGCGAGTTCTGAGATATAATATCAAAGCCATAGGATGGAGTATTGCAGACATAAACGGAATCAGATCCTCcatgtgcatgcacaaaattctgatggaggcTGATCACAAGACATCTACCCAACCTCAAAGACTTTTGAACCCAGCTATGCAAGAGGTGGTCAAGAAGGAGGTGATAAAGCTACTGGACGCAGGTATTATTTACCCGATTTCTGATAGTAGGTGGGTAAGTCCAGTACAAGTTGTTCCGAAAAAGGGTGGGATCACTGTTGTGaagaatgaaaataatgaattaattcccACCCGAACTGTTACAGGGTGGCGTGTTTGTATTGACTATAGAAAACTTAACGATGCCACCCGTAAAGACCATTTTCCCctctttttttatttatcaaatgtTGGAAAGGTTAGCTAGACACTCTTTTTACTGTTTCCTGGATGGTTATTCGGGTTATATGCAAATTCCTATTGACcctgaagatcaggagaaaaccacttttacATGTCCTTACGggacatttgcatataaacgaATGCCATTTGGTCTATGTAATGCACCAGCAACTTTTTAACGCTGCATGATGGCGATTtttcatgatatgattgaggatTTTATAGAAATATTCATGGATGACTTTTCTGTCTTTGGATCTTCATTTGATACTTTTTTGATTAATTTGTCTTAGGTCTTAGAGAGATGTGAGGAGTCAAATCTGGTCTTAAATTGGGAAAATGTCATTTCATTGTGAGAGAAGGAATAGTGTTGAGGCACAAAATTTCTGAAACTGGGATTGAAGTCGATAAGGCAAAAATTGAAGTAATAGAGAAACTCCCAGCCCCAACGAACATC
This is a stretch of genomic DNA from Primulina eburnea isolate SZY01 chromosome 11, ASM2296580v1, whole genome shotgun sequence. It encodes these proteins:
- the LOC140805469 gene encoding uncharacterized protein, which produces MMQRVETQLGQLVTQLATRAPGSLPSDTKKNPKGVNAITVTSPMKRKEVDGESDVKEKRPSNQGSNDAREKGKSLNSNSNIDINSLPFPQRAKKLQLDTQFSKFLEIFKKLHINILFAEALAQMPFYAKFLKEILSNKRKLVDFGTVKLSEECSAILQNKLPPKLKDPGSFSVPCTIGTSNFSKALCDLGASINLMPYSCFEKLRIGEVKPTTISLQLADRSIKYPRGVVEDVLVKVDKFIFPVDFVVLDMEEDREIPLILGRPFLATGRALIDVHKGELVLRLNDESVIFNVFQSIKYPHDTSDCFRIDATDELVECSFQGLIGEDPLEIYLTDSFPGELENEDIKEYMHYLEASRPISKTVNSRIGELGHVPRPLKPSIEEAPILEMKPLPSHLKYLFFFA